In Gymnogyps californianus isolate 813 chromosome 1, ASM1813914v2, whole genome shotgun sequence, the following are encoded in one genomic region:
- the RAB39A gene encoding ras-related protein Rab-39A: MPGVGAIGARCRHRPRRSPRKSPKAEPGQAGAAMDAAIWIYQFRLIVLGDSTVGKSCLLHRFTEGRFPGPLHSDPTVGVDFFSRLVEIEPGKRVKLQLWDTAGQERFRSITRSYYRNSVGGLLVFDITNRRSFEHVKDWLEEAKMHVQPFQIVFLLVGHKCDLVSQREVTREEAEKLSSDCGMKYIETSAKDATNVEESFTILTRDIYELVKKGEISIQDGWEGVKSGFVPNVVHSSEEAVKPRRQCIC; encoded by the exons ATGCCGGGCGTTGGGGCGATCGGAGCGCGGTGCAGGCACCGGCCGCGCAGaagccccaggaagagcccCAAGGCGGAGCCGGGCCAGGCCGGGGCCGCCATGGACGCGGCGATTTGGATCTACCAGTTCCGGCTGATCGTGCTGGGCGACTCCACCGTGGGCAAGTCCTGCCTCTTGCACCGCTTCACCGAGGGCCGCTTCCCGGGGCCGCTGCACTCCGACCCCACGGTGGGGGTGGACTTCTTCTCCCGGCTGGTGGAGATCGAGCCCGGCAAGAGGGTcaagctgcagctctgggacacGGCGGGGCAGGAGCGGTTCAG atCAATAACACGCTCTTATTATCGCAATTCTGTGGGTGGCTTACTAGTGTTTGACATCACAAATCGACGATCTTTTGAACATGTGAAAGACTGGCTAGAAGAAGCAAAAATGCATGTGCAGCCCTTTCAGATTGTGTTCCTGTTAGTAGGACATAAATGTGACTTAGTGTCACAGCGTGAGGTTACAAgagaagaagctgaaaaactgtCATCTGACTGTGGTATGAAATATATAGAAACTTCAGCAAAAGATGCCACGAATGTTGAAGAGTCCTTTACAATTCTCACGCGAGACATCTATGAACTcgttaaaaaaggagaaatctcAATACAAGATGGATGGGAAGGTGTCAAGAGCGGCTTTGTTCCAAACGTTGTACATTCGTCAGAAGAAGCTGTAAAGCCCAGAAGACAGTGCATCTGCTGA